The window GATATCTCCATGCGATCTGTGTAATTCTTTTTCGTAGTTACTGACCAGTTTTGTCTTACGCAGCTCTGTAAATACCTCGTAGGCTTTCTTGTAACGGTACAAAAGGCGTTGTTCCTTTTCCTCGGGAAATTCTTTCCTTTCCCACATGCGAGCAATCTCATCATGATAGCTGTGGATTATCTCCCACAGGCTGAGTCCGTTATACCTTTCCATCAAGTCGATCTCATGTCCGGTATATTTATAAGCCTCCCTCCAGTATTCGAAGGCCTTCGGAATGAGAGTGAGAGATTTTTGTTTTCCCTCCACCCCTTTCACCCAATTGTCTTCTGCCAGCTGAATGGTCCGATCCATTTTATCTATAGCTATTCTTCTCAGGAAGCGTCGCAGGCGCAGAGAATCTTCATTTTCAGTATAAATCAATGCTTTCTTGAATATCTCTGTTGCCCTTTTAATAGCGACATCAGGTTTTCCTATACCCAGGACCTCTGATCCTCTGATATATAACTCTGCGATGGCTATATTTCTCTGAATTATTTTTGAATGACAGTCTGCAGAAAGCCTTGATGCATTCCTGATGGTTTCCCTGGCCTTCCTCCACTTTCCAAACTCTGCATAGGCGAGACCCAGGTGATAGAGGTTTTCTGCCTTTTTCTCTTCCGACCCGGATATCCGAACTTCCGACAGGTAGTGAGTGATACTTGTCTCAAATTCTAACTCCAGGTTAATGATTCCTTTCTCTTTGGGGCCGAGCCACAACACATTCACCAGGGCATTGCCTGATTTTTCATTGATCCGTAAGCGTTGAATTCCACCTCCCCAATAGGGATTCTCCCTGATTATGCCAACGGCCATTACACTTTCATTGAGATCAGCCTTAATCATATCCTGGTGTGTATAGATTTTATTCCGACCGCTAACAGGATCTATCAAGACAAAGTTGAATCGTTTGGCATTACGTTTCTCGCGTGGTGAAAAATTATCAACATTATCAAAATGGGTGTAGGCCACACCCTGATAGAGATACTCGGTCGAAATAGGGATACCGGCAAAATTGCCGCCATATTTTGCGACAAGCCAGGCGCTGTTAAGGGTTCCCGGCATCCCACCAGAACCAATCAGCATATCGATATCACCTAAAGCGATCTCAATGCCTTGTGACCAGTCATCATTTAAGACCCAGGTAATATTTCCCTCGGTAAGTATTCCGGGGCCTTCTCTGAGATCTTTGCCGATTTTAAAGAAATCTTTTTTGCCCACATGAAAACCACTGGTTTTCAGTGCCTTGTAAATATCCTCATGACGTTTTCGCCAGAGAACAGCAATTTTCACGTTCCACCGGGTTTTGCCGTTTTCCTTTCCTGCAGTATCAAATCCTTCACCCAGTAATTTTGCCATGAGATTAATATCCAGGCTTCTGCTGGTTGAATGAAGAGCCTGTTCAAAAATCTTTTTTAAATCAATCTGCTTGAATTTATCACCGACAATGATCTTGAACATATAATCATCCGGAAGATCCTGGAAGGCATATGCCTCTCCATCCTTAACAGCCCCGAAGAGCACGGACGTAAGTGTCCTGATTTTCTCAGGACTGACAATGCCTTGCTGGGATTCCAGGATATTTAACACAAGATCAATCTGCCTCCCTTCAAAACAGTAACCCAGTGTCTCTCCATGAATCAGGGTGGGTCGTACAACCAGGGTAATACTCTTTCGTTCGCCTTCGGTACCTTTCACTACAATGAACACATGCCGGGTATTCATCAATTCCCTCAACCACCAGACCTGCATTCCTCGATAACGGGATAAATTAATCGGATTGCCATTTGTAACAATATATTTGCCTGCATGGGCAGATATTCTTCCCACCATAAGAACTGATCCAACGACAAGCTCCCCCAATGTTCCGTTTAGATCCACTGATATTTCATCAGGAGCAATTTTCTCTTGTCGATTACCACTGAGCAGACGGTTTGCGTCCCTGACCTTGAGCCCAAGGATATTGAGCTCCCGCTCAGGTTCAAAAAAGGTCTCTATTGCCTCAATTAAGGGCAATATTTTTGCGTTATGTGCTGGAATGGCGGAGTTCATCTGCTGCTTACGACTATTCATGGAAAATTTTCTCTCATACCCTTCACAAATTGATTTTCGGTTTTCAGAACCAGATTTTACCTGGACGCTGCATTTTCCCCGATCACAAAGTCCCGGGTCTTTTTTGTCCAGAGAAAATCCTCAACGTAGTCTTGCCAGGCTTCTGGTTTTTAGAAAAACTGAAAACCAGATCGGTTTTAGTATATATAGAGTGTGCGAACGAAAACCCGGTGTTTGACCAGCCAGGACGGATATGTACCGGAATTTGAGAATTTATCAATAAAAATCTCTTAGAGGGGTTTTACAGAAATACCAGCTCATTCATTCCATATCAACTGTATATTTTCCCTGCGTTGCCAGGCCATTTAGCCTTGCTCGTTTCAGGAAGGCATCCTGACCGGCTTTAAAATTTTCCTGTTTACCCTGCCATGCCTTTAATGCAGGTTCCTGCAAAGCGCGGGCAAATGAAAAGCTGACATACCACGGCAGATTTTCTCCTATCGTGTGTATCCTGTTAAGATGGGCAGTTGCCTCAACCGGAGTCTGCCCTCCAGACAGGAAATTTATGCTTGGCAGCTCAGCAGGTACCGTTGTCTTAAGGCATCTGATAGTCTGCTCTGCAACCTGATCCACGTCCGCACGATTCACTGCCTCTTTTCCAGAAATAACCATGCTTGGTTTCAACACACAGAGATCAATCCTCACATGTTCTCTCTTTAAAGATTCAAAAACTTCCTTTAAGACTTTTTCCGTTGCTTCATAACACTGTTCAATCGAGTGTGTTCCATCAATCAGTACCTCCGGCTCGACAATCGGAACAAAGCCATGTTCATGGCATATTTTTGCATATATGGTAAGATCCCGGGCATTTCTTTTTATAGCCTCAGCACCTGGAGTGTTTTCTGAAATAGTGTAGACGGCTCTCCATTTTGCAAACCGTACCCCTGACTTTTTGTAACTCTTCAGCCGGTCTCCCAACCCTTCCAATCCTTTTGTGTATTTTTCTCCACCTTCGTTCAAATCTGCCAGACCCTGATCAACTTTTATTCCAGGCACTATTCCATTTTTTTGTAAAACCTCAGGAAATAAAACACCACTATCAGATTTCTGATGCAGAGTCTCCTCAAAAAGAATTACCCCGGAAATGTAATTTTCCATTCCCGGTGTCGTTAAAATCAAATTCCTGTATTGTCTCCTCGTTTCCTCAGTTGATTCAACGTTAATGGATGCAAGTCTTTTTGCAGCGGTTTTTTCGCTTTCATCAGCGGCCAGTATTCCTCTTCCCGTAATGACCATATCCCTTACTGTCTGTTTTAATTCTTCTTCCATGGTTTTGTTCTCCTTTGATCTGCGATAAGCTTCTCAATACTCTATTACCGGGCATTAGTATAAGCAAACAAAATTATCACCCCTTGTCAAGCCAAAAGAGAAATGTCCTGTTTTTTTCACCATATGCGGGGTAAGCCACAGGATTTCAATCAGGGACTAATGAGCAGGAACATCGAAGTGAGCGGGTGCAAAATGAGGCCACCCTGATCTGTTGACAAAGGAAAAAAGAGAGAAATGATTGCCGACGGGAAAGGCATTTTGCAGTGGATACAGGATAAACGGGAGACAGAACACGGAGCAGAAACCGGATATGACATCCATACATCCATCAAAGAGTGAAGCAGTGGTGTTTTGGAAGAAAAAACCGGAAATTACTCTTTTGGCTTGACAGTGAGGAAAAAAGTGGTTGTGAAGAAATTAAGAATGATATATTATCCGGTATGAATTGCATCACGATAAAACACAAAATAATGATATACTCATCTCATAATGGTTTTCGGATACAATCCGAGATAGATTTGAGCGAGTATACCTTCACCAAGATCTGGTTTCCGGTAAAACCGAAAACCAGATCGGTTTTAGTATAATTACGTGTGTGGAAATTTCACGGTAGCCCTCACTTCGACTCTTAGCCCGAAAAAGCTGTTCCTGCTGGTGCTCAGTGAGATGCAGCTCTGTGCGGATTCGAGATATCCAACTTAGGAGATTGCTTTTATGAAGATTACATTTGTTGGCGCAACGAGAATTGTAACCGGATCATGCTTCCATATTCAGACGAAAGAGGCTAATCTGCTTATTGACTGCGGCTTGTTTCAAGGCACCAGGGAAAATGAGCAGAGAAATTCGGAGCCGTTTCCGTTCAAACCGTCTGAAATAGACTGCCTCCTCTTAACTCATGCCCATCTCGACCATTCAGGACTGATCCCAAAACTGGTAAAGGAAGGTTTCCGTGGTAAAATACTTGCGACAAAAGCAACGGTCGACCTGTGCAAGGTAATGCTTCTGGATTCAGCGCATATACATGAACGCGAGGCAATCTGGACTAACAGAAAACGAATGAGGGCTGGAAAACCTCCCATACAACCTTTATATACTGTAGATGATGCGGAAAACAGTCTGCAATATCTGGAGGGGTTTGATTACCGTGAAACCGTGGATCTGGAGAAGGGTGTTAAGGTGAGATTTCAGGATGCGGGCCATATCCTGGGATCTGCGAGTCTGGAGTTGTGGGTAAGGGAAGATGGTAAGGAAAAGAAACTCGTTTTCTCCGGAGACATCGGACAAAAGGATTTACCGATTGTAAAAGATCCGGCAATTATAGAAGAAGGAGACTATGTATTTACCGAATCTACCTACGGGAACAGAAAACACAAAAATAGTGAAGAAACGATAAAAGAGTTTCTCAAGGCGATATCAGAATCGTTAGAAAGAGGAGGCAATGTAATCATTCCCGCCTTTGCTGTGGGAAGAACACAGAATATCCTCTCGATATTGAAACAACTATCTAAAGAGGGAAAGCTCAATAAACTTAAGATTTTCCTGGACAGCCCTATGGCAATTCGGGCAACCAGCATAACCTTGAATCATCCGGAATGCTTTGATGAAGAAACCCTGGAACTTTTCAAAGAAGGAAAGCTTTCCGGGAGCGGACTTTCCTTAACGTTCACTGAGACAGTGGAAGAATCAAGGGAAATAAACAAAACAAAATCGGGGGCAATTATTATCTCAGCGAGTGGAATGTGTAATGCAGGAAGGGTTCGGCATCACTTAAAACACAATTTATGGCGTCCGGAGTGCAGCGTCGTATTCGTAGGATATCAGGCCCAGGGTACTTTGGGCAGAATAATTATAGATGGGGCAAAAGTGGTAAGGCTTTTTGGTGAAGAGATTGCGGTTAAAGCGAAAATCTATACCATTAGCGGGTTTTCTGCGCATGCGGACCGGGATGGACTCATAGACTGGCTCAGCAATTTTAAAAATAAACCTGAACGTATTTTTGTCATGCATGGTGAGGAGGAGACCGCCCTGAGTTTTGCCGATACGATTAAAAAACAGTTGAACGTCGACGCCTATGCTCCATACTCCATGGAAGAGATAACGATATGATTTGTAGTGCTGGCGTTAAAAATATTAACCGGGGAGGGTGTCAGATTTTATACTATAGTCTCTCTCGCTCTTTATATACTCATCTTATATTGGTTTTCGGATAAAATCCGAGATAAAATTGAGCGAGTATACCAGTAAAGCAGAAAAATAGAGCATTAAGCAGCTTTTCCATCATTTGTTTTAAACTCTTTCAAGAGCCGCAGAAATAATAGAGGAATAAGGCTCATGAAAGAGGAAATAATTACCATCCCGGTAAAACCATGACCTGGTTCCTGATAAACAACTTTTCCATCGACATATTGTATGATACCGAAGAAATCAAAAACTTTTCCACCTACCCATGCCCCGGTCATTGAACCGATATTACAGAGACTCATCATGACCGCAAATACCGTACCTTCAATCCCTTTCGGGCACGCCCGAACCGCAACTCTCATCGAACAAACAAACCCGATCATGGATACAAAAGAGCCTATGATAAAAATACAAAGCAGTAAGGTGTAGTTATAAACTGTCCAGACATAGGTCAAATTAATTCCTGCTCCGATAAGAAGTGTTATCTTGAGTATTATTCTTATATCAAATTCCTGTATATATTCCCTGTAATAGCGTAATCCCAGTAATCCGCCAAATGAGCCAGCCGCACTTACTATTCCGCGCATAAAAGGGGAATAACCAAGTATCTTTCCCATAAAATACTGCATGGCGCTCGGGCTGAATAAGGGGGCCATATTCAGGATGAATAAAAATATGGCAGCGGCACTCAAAAATTTCACTGAGCCTTCATAAGACGATTTCTTGAAAAGTTTTCCCCAGTCTTTAGTAAAATGGGCATTTTTATCTTCTTCTTTCAGAGACCATAAAGCGACAATACAGAGAGCGAGAGGGGCAAGTGACATCAGTGCAAACGTAAATTTCTCTCCACAGAAATTTATCAGGAATCCTCCTCCTATACCGCTCAGACAAGCTCCGAAACATCTCATTTCCCACATTATGGCCTGTATAATACCCTCTTGACCGCTATCTTTTTTGCAGATATCAACACCATGCGCGTCGCAGGCAACATCGGTAAAACCGAATCCAAGATTGAGGCAAAACGCGGCAAATACAAACATCCAATAGGAATTAACTATGCTTCCTATTGCAACAGAGCTTGAAAAAACGATAAAGCTGCAGATGATAATATACGGTATCCTGCGTCTTCCAAAAATCGGAAAATGGTCGGAAATAAACCCCCAGAACGGTTTAATAAACCAGGGGAACTGCATCAATATCGTCATTGATACAAGTTCTCCCATGGTTAAATTAAATTGCCTCTGCAGGTAGATCGGGAAAGCAATACCTGTTATTCCGAATACGAGTCCCTGGGCAAAGTAAGAAGCCGAGAAAATCCGGTATCGTGCTTCAAACAGCTTTTTTGTTGAATGCCAACCTAAAAAATCTTTGATTACAACAATTGACTTGATCATTGGTAAAGAAGAAAAAACGGTAAACTTTTATTAGCTCACCCAAATTCAAGATTAAAAATAGGTATATATGGTAGCTAAGTCAAGATAAATCAGAGAACGAATTTTCTATAATTCACATGGCAGCAGCTGCTCCTTCAGTGGTATCTTCGGATTGCACCGAAATAATGTTCCCGGGACAACATGTCCTCACTGAATCATTACTTTTTATCGTGTCACAGTACAAGAGGCTCTTTCCTGAATTATCAACAGGCTAAATGAGTGAAGATTGGAATCAATATCAGATAGACAGACCGGTTGACATCTGGTATTATGGAGTAAAAAATTTTTTAAAATTTTTGTGTTTTCAGGAGCGTTACCTGTCAACCCGGGAAAACCCGCTGATGGTCATGAAAAAGTTTATCGGAAATGATTATCTGAATCACAACCCTGGCGATCTTTCTCCCCGCTGTAGCAGGGCAGCAACTCAGGAGCGCAGAGCCTGGTTGGAGTATCACTTGCCCCGTTTTTTCTCGGATAGTATCCGAAAACCATTATCAGTTGCGTATATTCCGGCTTGATACGCAATTGAATTTAACTCGACACCTGTCAAGTTTTGTGTTAAGTTGAAATGCCTGTTAAAGAATGGAGGGTGGGTATAGCCAGTAGATGAAAATCAGATATACTGAAACCGATTTGGTTTCTGTTTTTCTCAAGACCAGAGCATGGTTGCTGGTATCCCCGGACAAAACCAGGTGCCGAGGACTTTCCCCGGACAAAAAGTGCCGAGGACTTTACTCGTTCCGTTTTTTCTCGGATAGTATCCGAAAACCATTATGAGATGAGTATAAATACGAAAAAAATGTACTTTGTTGTTTACCGGACACTTCTGGAACCTCATCAATGACTGCACAAAAAGATCCTCATTCGGGAAAGGTAATATCGGTAAGGGGCAGTGTTGTTGATATGCAGTTTTCAAACAGGCTTCCTCCCATAAACAGTGAACTGCGGGCAGGCGATAACGCCAGTGTTGTTATTGAAGTGTTAGCTCACTTAAGTCCTGAAACCGTCAGGGGGATTGCTTTAACTTCGACGAGAGGGTTATACAGAGGGGCACCTGTTACGAATACGGATCACCCTTTAACCGTTCCCGTAGGGAAGCAATTGTTAGGCCGGGTGTTCAATGTATTCGGCGAGGCTCTTGACAGGGGGGATGCTGTGGTGGGCACAGAGAGACGCTCCATACATCAGCCCCCCGTACCGTTAAATCAGAGGACAACGTCTTCGGAAATATTTCTCAGCGGTATCAAGGCAATTGATGTCCTTACTCCCCTTGAAAAGGGAGGCAAGGCCGGTCTTTTCGGCGGGGCCGGAGTGGGCAAGACGGTTCTGATTACGGAAATTATACACAACATGGCCGGCATGCATTCGGGTGTCAGTCTGTTTTGCGGAATCGGTGAAAGGTGCCGCGAAGCTGAGGAACTTTACCGGGAAATGGGGGAGGCCGGTGTTTTGAAAAATACGGTTATGGTGTTCGGACAGATGAATGAACCTCCCGGAGCACGGTTCCGGGTGGGGCATTCGGCACTGACCATGGCAGAATATTTCAGGGATACAGAAAGGCAGGATGTTCTTCTCCTTATAGATAATATATTCCGTTTCATCCAGGCCGGCTCCGAGGTTTCGGGTCTTATGGGACAGATTCCTTCCCGAGTCGGTTATCAGCCGACGCTCGCAACGGAGCTTTCAGGTCTTGAAGAGAGGATCTGCAGCACAAAGACCGGGGCCATTACGTCGGTACAGGCAGTATACGTCCCGGCAGATGATTTTACCGACCCTTCGGCTGTTCATACATTTACCCATCTCTCCGCTTCCATTGTTCTCTCACGAAAGAGAGCAAGCGAAGGATTTTATCCGGCAATAGACCCTCTTAACTCTAATTCAACAATGCTGATGCCGCATATTGTCGGTGAAAAGCATTACCATGTTGCCCAGGAGATCAGAAAAACCCTTGCTTTTTATGAGGACCTGAAAGACATTATCGCCATGCTCGGACTTGAAGAGCTCTCCCAGGATGACAGAAAGATAGTAAGCAGGGCAAGGAGAATTGAACGTTTCCTGACTCAGCCTTTTTTTACTACCGAACAGTTTACAGACATGGAGGGGAAAATGGTTGCCCTTGATGAGGCGGTTTCCGGATTTGAGCGGATTTTAAACGACGATTTTTTAGACTTTCCGGAAAAATCGCTGTACATGATCGGAAACATAGAGGAGGCAGAAAAGGAATGAAACTGAAAGTCCTTCTGCCCACAGAAGTTTTCATTGAAGAAGAGGTCACAAAAGTGATTGCCGAAGCGGAAGACGGTTCTTTCTGCATAAAACCAAAACACGTGGACTTTGTTGCAGCCCTTGTGCCGGGCCTTTTATCTTTTGAAACAACTGGCGGGCGTGAAGAGTTTCTCGCGGTGGATGAAGGAACTCTTGTCAAGTGTGGGGCGGAGGTGCTCGTGTCGGCTGCGAATGTAGTCCGGGGCCCCAATCTCGGCACACTGAAAGACACGGTAGAAAAACAGTTCATGATTGTTGACGACAGGCTGAAGGACGTACGTACAGCAGTGGCAAAGCTTGAGGCAAGCTTTGTGCGTAAGTTTATTGAACTGGGTCATGAGTAGGGAGGAGAAACGCTGTTGGGAGACCTGAGCAGGAAAATTGAAAAGAAAGAGGCCAGAAAAATGAAGGCACGGGCCGATAAGGACAAAGGTGTTCTGTTCGGGCTCGGTATGTTCGGTCTTGTGGGATGGTCCGTAGCGATTCCCATGCTGCTGTTTCTCGGTATCGGGATCTGGATAGACGCCAGGTGGCCTTCAAAACACTCATGGACCCTTATGATGCTTATTATTGGAATGATTACCGGGTGTTGGAACGCGTGGTACTGGGTAAAGAAACAGAGCAGGGGAGAATGAGACTGTTGATGGCATGGAGAAAAGATGGGATTCGTTTTTGAAATATTTTCTTTCGTGACGCCCTTTTTGGCAGGTATCTTTGCGAGTTTATTCTATCACATCGGGCTCTGGTGGACAGTAAAAGCGCTGCCATCGTCACAAAGACCTGCTCTTCTGAGTATAGGAAGCTTTTATATCAGGATGGGAGTAACACTATTTGTTTTCTATCTTGTAATGAATAACAGCTGGCAGCGTCTTGTAGTATGCCTGCTGGGGTTTCTTGTGGTAAAGTACACAATGACGCACATGCTGAAACCGGGAGAAAATGCTTCCAGGTTTAAATAAATGATTGTTAAGATTCATTGATTATAGAGGATTAACTATTGAAAATCAGTCCTGATTTGATCATATTCTGGCAGTGGGGAGATGTTACGTTAAACGCTACGATAGTCTTTACCTGGGTAATCATGATCTTCCTGACTATCTGTTCGTGGGTAGTAACCAGAAAACTCACCACAGAAACAAAACTCTCACGCTGGCAGAATATCCTTGAAATTCTCGTTACGTGGATCCAGGGCGAGATAGAGGCTATCAGTCACCGTGAAACATACCGGTACCTGCCGTTTGTAGGAACGCTATTTATTTTTATTGCCGCTTCAAATCTATTGGCCATTATTCCGTGGTACCAGGCGCCTACCAGTTCTTTGTCCACTACCGTAGCGCTTGCCGTTTGTGTTTTTATTGCGACCCCCCTGTTCGGTATCATGGAAGGAGGGGTGAAAGAGTATTTTCGGTCATATCTCAAACCTACATTCTTCATGCTGCCATTCAATATTATCGGAGAAATTTCACGCACACTCGCGCTTGCGGTAAGGCTTTTCGGCAACATCATGAGCGGTTCCATGATAGCGGGGATCCTGCTGTCGGTTATCCCGCTCTTTTTCCCTGTTATCATGCAGGCCTTCGGTCTGCTTACGGGACTGGTACAGGCATATATTTTTGCCGTGCTGGCAATGGTATACATTGCCTCGGCAATACAGACGCACAAGAGGAAGGATACAAAGGGTGCGGACGTTGAATGAGAAGATAGACCGCGTATGTTCATCTTATAATGGTTTTTCGGATAATATACTGAAACCAAATCGGTTTTAGTATTTAACAATTTGATATGATATAAAGGAGGGAATCGATCATGGACACGCTTGGTTTAATAGGTATCGCTTCAATTATCACTGCAGGTATTACGATAGCGATCGGTTCAATCGGGCCGGCCCTGGGTGAAGGGCGTGCGGTCTCTCAGGCCCTGCAATCCATAGCGCAGCAGCCTGATGAGGCTAACACAATAACGAGGACGCTTTTTGTGGGACTGGCAATGGTTGAGTCTACGGCGATATACTGCTTTGTCGTGTCAATGATTCTGCTCTTTGCCAATCCCTTCTGGAACCATTTTATTAAAAATGTTGGAGGATGATTGGTGATTGACTGGTTTACAGTAGGTGCACAGATTTTTAATTTTCTGATTCTTGTTTATCTGCTCAAGCGTTTTCTCTACGGACCTATAATCGCGGCAATAGATAAAAGGGAAGAGAATATCTCCGCAAGAATCAGGGAAGTAGAGCAGAAAGACATTGCTGCTGAAGAAGAGATAAATCGGTACCGGAAAAAGAATGAGGATTTTGAGTTGCAGCGCGAAGAGATGCATGCCCGGATGAAGGAGGAAGCCGAGTCTCAGAGGAAACAGCTTATCGAGAATTCCCGTCAGGAGATTGAAGAAATGAAAACCCGCTGGAATGAATCTATTTTGCAGGAGAGGGATGTGTTCCTGAGAAATCTCAGGAGGCGTGTAATTGAACAGGTTTACGCAATAACAAGACAGGCCCTTGCCGATCTGGCCGCAACTGATATCGAACACCACATGGTAGACGTTTTTATAAAGAAGATTCATGAATTTACTGAGGCAAAGAGTGGAAATATTACCCCTGTTCTCAATGACACGGTATCTGGAATCACGATTGCCACATCCTTTGAATTGACCGTGGATCAGCAAGATTTAATAGTAAAGGCAGTCAGAGAGCTTCAGACTGACAACAAAGATATCAAATTTATTGTATCGAATGACATACTCTGCGGGATTGAACTCAGGGGAAATGGTTACGTAACCGGCTGGAACCTTGAGGATTATCTGAAGTCACTGGAGAAAGATTTTCATAAGGCTATTGAGGCTGGCACCGGGAAGGTAAACAGTTGAAAATTTTCTGTATGAAACGGAAGTAAAAGTTTACTGAAAGCAGGGTGTATGGCGGGATTACCGAAAAAAGGAGTACGGAATTGAGTGACAGGAATGAGTTGAATACTGTTCTGGATGAAGTCTTTACAACTTTTGACCGTGTTATCAAAGAACATCATTATGAACCGACCGCACATGAAACCGGCACAGTCAAATCCGTGGGCAGAGGTATTGCCCTTATAGAGGGATTGCCAGGCGTGAAGTCCGAAGAGCTGATCATATTTCCCGGAAATTTATACGGAATGGTCTTTAACCTTGACCCGGAAGAGGTCGGAGTTGTCATGCTTTCAAAGAGTGAAGGATTGCAGGCAGGCAGCACAGTGACCAGGACCGGAAGGGTAATGGATGTGCCTGTGGGGGAAGCACTTCTGGGACGTGTTGTTGACCCGACAGCCAGGCCGCTTGATAATGCCGGCATGATTCATTCTATCGAAAGAAAACCGATAGAGCGGGAAGCACCCTCAATTATGGACCGTGAACCGGTAACCGTTCCCCTTCAGACAGGCCTCAAGGTAGTGGATGCTCTCATCCCGATCGGAAGGGGACAGAGGGAGCTTATACTCGGAGACCGGC is drawn from Candidatus Scalindua sp. and contains these coding sequences:
- a CDS encoding fructose-bisphosphatase class II; translated protein: MNSRKQQMNSAIPAHNAKILPLIEAIETFFEPERELNILGLKVRDANRLLSGNRQEKIAPDEISVDLNGTLGELVVGSVLMVGRISAHAGKYIVTNGNPINLSRYRGMQVWWLRELMNTRHVFIVVKGTEGERKSITLVVRPTLIHGETLGYCFEGRQIDLVLNILESQQGIVSPEKIRTLTSVLFGAVKDGEAYAFQDLPDDYMFKIIVGDKFKQIDLKKIFEQALHSTSRSLDINLMAKLLGEGFDTAGKENGKTRWNVKIAVLWRKRHEDIYKALKTSGFHVGKKDFFKIGKDLREGPGILTEGNITWVLNDDWSQGIEIALGDIDMLIGSGGMPGTLNSAWLVAKYGGNFAGIPISTEYLYQGVAYTHFDNVDNFSPREKRNAKRFNFVLIDPVSGRNKIYTHQDMIKADLNESVMAVGIIRENPYWGGGIQRLRINEKSGNALVNVLWLGPKEKGIINLELEFETSITHYLSEVRISGSEEKKAENLYHLGLAYAEFGKWRKARETIRNASRLSADCHSKIIQRNIAIAELYIRGSEVLGIGKPDVAIKRATEIFKKALIYTENEDSLRLRRFLRRIAIDKMDRTIQLAEDNWVKGVEGKQKSLTLIPKAFEYWREAYKYTGHEIDLMERYNGLSLWEIIHSYHDEIARMWERKEFPEEKEQRLLYRYKKAYEVFTELRKTKLVSNYEKELHRSHGDIWMSLLLVTVFRESPPSIRNGMMEAYWGFLDLINKEKTDPANGRNVDTSGLSSQFESRYGLSRKIIQAILEYRSKQNSGKIANIAQLFEIPLLLQDDFILQFLSALVPTKTQLQEADDHLVEVETKFVRPTSLTIEEQIIKQQKQRAKIQREQNNVLDYNLEQGIFLFEAVIHAYHARELIVLGHPRGAEETLSRAIEALDRMIDKAQGYLPYVYQHKNKVNLYLEFGKRLGKIELLKKGIKALDEVLDPDKRKKRFGKNAGAVAGQDLIALRKMGELGQIIKQFEER
- a CDS encoding MBL fold metallo-hydrolase, which produces MKITFVGATRIVTGSCFHIQTKEANLLIDCGLFQGTRENEQRNSEPFPFKPSEIDCLLLTHAHLDHSGLIPKLVKEGFRGKILATKATVDLCKVMLLDSAHIHEREAIWTNRKRMRAGKPPIQPLYTVDDAENSLQYLEGFDYRETVDLEKGVKVRFQDAGHILGSASLELWVREDGKEKKLVFSGDIGQKDLPIVKDPAIIEEGDYVFTESTYGNRKHKNSEETIKEFLKAISESLERGGNVIIPAFAVGRTQNILSILKQLSKEGKLNKLKIFLDSPMAIRATSITLNHPECFDEETLELFKEGKLSGSGLSLTFTETVEESREINKTKSGAIIISASGMCNAGRVRHHLKHNLWRPECSVVFVGYQAQGTLGRIIIDGAKVVRLFGEEIAVKAKIYTISGFSAHADRDGLIDWLSNFKNKPERIFVMHGEEETALSFADTIKKQLNVDAYAPYSMEEITI
- a CDS encoding MFS transporter; this translates as MIKSIVVIKDFLGWHSTKKLFEARYRIFSASYFAQGLVFGITGIAFPIYLQRQFNLTMGELVSMTILMQFPWFIKPFWGFISDHFPIFGRRRIPYIIICSFIVFSSSVAIGSIVNSYWMFVFAAFCLNLGFGFTDVACDAHGVDICKKDSGQEGIIQAIMWEMRCFGACLSGIGGGFLINFCGEKFTFALMSLAPLALCIVALWSLKEEDKNAHFTKDWGKLFKKSSYEGSVKFLSAAAIFLFILNMAPLFSPSAMQYFMGKILGYSPFMRGIVSAAGSFGGLLGLRYYREYIQEFDIRIILKITLLIGAGINLTYVWTVYNYTLLLCIFIIGSFVSMIGFVCSMRVAVRACPKGIEGTVFAVMMSLCNIGSMTGAWVGGKVFDFFGIIQYVDGKVVYQEPGHGFTGMVIISSFMSLIPLLFLRLLKEFKTNDGKAA
- the atpD gene encoding F0F1 ATP synthase subunit beta; the encoded protein is MTAQKDPHSGKVISVRGSVVDMQFSNRLPPINSELRAGDNASVVIEVLAHLSPETVRGIALTSTRGLYRGAPVTNTDHPLTVPVGKQLLGRVFNVFGEALDRGDAVVGTERRSIHQPPVPLNQRTTSSEIFLSGIKAIDVLTPLEKGGKAGLFGGAGVGKTVLITEIIHNMAGMHSGVSLFCGIGERCREAEELYREMGEAGVLKNTVMVFGQMNEPPGARFRVGHSALTMAEYFRDTERQDVLLLIDNIFRFIQAGSEVSGLMGQIPSRVGYQPTLATELSGLEERICSTKTGAITSVQAVYVPADDFTDPSAVHTFTHLSASIVLSRKRASEGFYPAIDPLNSNSTMLMPHIVGEKHYHVAQEIRKTLAFYEDLKDIIAMLGLEELSQDDRKIVSRARRIERFLTQPFFTTEQFTDMEGKMVALDEAVSGFERILNDDFLDFPEKSLYMIGNIEEAEKE
- a CDS encoding AtpZ/AtpI family protein; this encodes MGDLSRKIEKKEARKMKARADKDKGVLFGLGMFGLVGWSVAIPMLLFLGIGIWIDARWPSKHSWTLMMLIIGMITGCWNAWYWVKKQSRGE
- a CDS encoding fructose-bisphosphate aldolase class I translates to MEEELKQTVRDMVITGRGILAADESEKTAAKRLASINVESTEETRRQYRNLILTTPGMENYISGVILFEETLHQKSDSGVLFPEVLQKNGIVPGIKVDQGLADLNEGGEKYTKGLEGLGDRLKSYKKSGVRFAKWRAVYTISENTPGAEAIKRNARDLTIYAKICHEHGFVPIVEPEVLIDGTHSIEQCYEATEKVLKEVFESLKREHVRIDLCVLKPSMVISGKEAVNRADVDQVAEQTIRCLKTTVPAELPSINFLSGGQTPVEATAHLNRIHTIGENLPWYVSFSFARALQEPALKAWQGKQENFKAGQDAFLKRARLNGLATQGKYTVDME
- a CDS encoding F0F1 ATP synthase subunit epsilon, translating into MKLKVLLPTEVFIEEEVTKVIAEAEDGSFCIKPKHVDFVAALVPGLLSFETTGGREEFLAVDEGTLVKCGAEVLVSAANVVRGPNLGTLKDTVEKQFMIVDDRLKDVRTAVAKLEASFVRKFIELGHE